A portion of the Kineococcus endophyticus genome contains these proteins:
- a CDS encoding Lrp/AsnC family transcriptional regulator — MPSRQPALALDDVSKRIIEVLQEDGRMSYAAIGKAVGLSEAAVRQRVQRLLDSGVVQIVAVTDPVQVGFARQAMIGIRAEGDTRIVADRLAEVPEIDYVVVTAGSFDVIVEAVCEDDDGLLELINAKIRAIPGVVATETFVYLSLRKQLYNWGTR, encoded by the coding sequence GTGCCCAGCCGACAGCCCGCCCTCGCCCTGGACGACGTCTCCAAACGCATCATCGAGGTGCTCCAGGAGGACGGCCGCATGTCCTACGCGGCGATCGGCAAGGCCGTCGGGTTGTCCGAGGCGGCCGTCCGCCAGCGGGTGCAGCGGCTCCTCGACAGCGGGGTCGTCCAGATCGTCGCGGTGACCGACCCCGTCCAGGTCGGGTTCGCGCGCCAGGCCATGATCGGCATCCGTGCCGAGGGGGACACCCGCATCGTCGCCGACCGGCTGGCCGAGGTCCCCGAGATCGACTACGTCGTGGTCACGGCCGGCTCCTTCGACGTCATCGTCGAGGCGGTCTGCGAGGACGACGACGGGCTGCTCGAGCTCATCAACGCCAAGATCCGCGCCATCCCCGGGGTGGTGGCGACGGAGACCTTCGTCTACCTGAGCCTGCGCAAACAGCTCTACAACTGGGGCACCCGCTGA
- a CDS encoding NAD(P)/FAD-dependent oxidoreductase has product MTRRVPFLTSSSPAVDDALRGVASTPYWLDDPGRPDPEPPLITGTRADLVVVGGGFTGLWTALRAKERDPDRDVLLLEGAWIGWAASGRNGGFVDASLTHGRSNGELHLPDEVDRLDALGLANLDGLQDDVARYGWACDFERTGGLSVATEAYQVDQLRAEPGFLDAAAVRAQVDSPTYLAGAWTPDDTALVNPARLCWELKRTCLELGVRIAEHTAVRGLSSDGRDVVLRTAGGDVRARRVALGTNVFPSLLQRYRWHTIPVYDYALVTEPLSTAQFDAIGWRNRQGIGDLGNRFHYYRRTTDDRVLFGGYDAVYHYGRRLSAEYDQNADSFRTLASHFQQTFPQLEGLRFTHAWGGAIDTCTRFFPFFGTGHGGRVAHVAGYTGLGVGMTRFAADVLLDLLARAEDGPTELTELDLVRTPPVPFPPEPIAWGGVEVTTRSLDHADRHEGQRNVWLRTLDRLGLGFDS; this is encoded by the coding sequence ATGACTCGGCGGGTGCCGTTCCTCACGTCGAGTTCACCGGCCGTCGACGACGCCTTGCGGGGAGTCGCCAGCACTCCGTACTGGTTGGACGACCCCGGTCGGCCCGACCCGGAACCTCCCCTCATCACCGGCACCCGCGCCGACCTCGTCGTCGTGGGCGGCGGTTTCACCGGGCTGTGGACGGCCCTGCGCGCGAAGGAACGCGACCCGGACCGCGACGTGCTGCTGCTGGAGGGCGCGTGGATCGGCTGGGCCGCCTCCGGGCGCAACGGCGGGTTCGTCGACGCGAGCCTGACGCACGGCCGCAGCAACGGGGAACTCCACCTGCCGGACGAGGTCGACCGGCTCGACGCCCTCGGGCTGGCCAACCTCGACGGTCTGCAGGACGACGTCGCCCGGTACGGCTGGGCCTGCGACTTCGAGCGCACGGGCGGGTTGTCGGTCGCGACCGAGGCGTACCAGGTCGACCAGTTGCGCGCCGAACCCGGTTTCCTCGACGCGGCCGCCGTCCGCGCGCAGGTCGACTCCCCCACCTACCTGGCGGGGGCGTGGACGCCGGACGACACCGCGCTCGTGAACCCGGCCCGGCTGTGCTGGGAGCTCAAGCGCACCTGCCTCGAGCTCGGCGTCCGCATCGCGGAGCACACCGCCGTGCGGGGTCTGTCCTCCGACGGCCGCGACGTCGTCCTGCGGACGGCCGGCGGCGACGTGCGCGCGCGCCGTGTCGCGCTGGGCACCAACGTGTTCCCGTCGTTGCTGCAGCGGTACCGGTGGCACACGATCCCCGTCTACGACTACGCGCTGGTGACCGAACCGCTGTCGACGGCGCAGTTCGACGCGATCGGCTGGCGGAACCGCCAGGGCATCGGCGACCTCGGCAACCGCTTCCACTACTACCGCCGCACGACGGACGACCGCGTCCTGTTCGGCGGCTACGACGCCGTCTACCACTACGGCCGGCGGTTGTCGGCGGAGTACGACCAGAACGCGGACTCGTTCCGGACGCTCGCCTCGCACTTCCAGCAGACGTTCCCGCAGCTGGAGGGGCTGCGGTTCACGCACGCCTGGGGCGGGGCGATCGACACGTGCACGCGGTTCTTCCCGTTCTTCGGCACCGGCCACGGCGGCCGCGTCGCGCACGTCGCCGGGTACACCGGCCTGGGGGTCGGGATGACGCGGTTCGCCGCCGACGTCCTGCTGGACCTGCTGGCCCGGGCGGAGGACGGCCCGACGGAACTCACCGAGCTCGACCTCGTGCGGACCCCGCCGGTGCCGTTCCCCCCGGAACCGATCGCGTGGGGCGGGGTGGAGGTGACGACCCGGTCCCTCGACCACGCCGACCGGCACGAGGGGCAGCGCAACGTGTGGTTGCGGACCCTGGACCGGCTGGGGCTGGGTTTCGACTCCTAG
- a CDS encoding primary-amine oxidase, whose translation MPAHPLVPLDAEEFGRNLEVLRGSGRLVPSMRFAGVVLAEPPKADVLAWRTGDDVPRRARSIVWDRADGRTYDVLVDLVAGVVERFEHLPGVTPNFTLDEFHEAEEALKREPRVVEALAARGLTDLDLVLLDTWTFGAAVMPEQWRDRRLGWVDVWRREMPGGSPYAHPVSGLKFILDMNTYELLDVEEAPAAPDAPTRGEYDPALTGIAGRTDLRTLDITQPDGPSFTISDDGELRWANWSVRLGFTHREGLVLHQLAWHDGDERREVGYRLSFAEMVVPYRDPSFDHRRRTAYDIGEWGLGYMTTSLELGCDCLGEIRYVDAVLTDSRGEAYTVPQAICLHEEDDAVLWKHVDERAGAQVRRSRRMVVSFHATVANYEYLVYWRLYLDGTIECEVRATGIMVTTPLPEGAPTPATGVLVDERTYAPIHQHFLVARLDLDVDGQHATVHEVDTHVAPTGPDNPHGLALTTTSTPVRSEREAGRDVDWQKQRVWKVASTRRTNAVGTPTAYKLTTPDAIPHLFAPDAPQFLRAPVIGHDVWVTRHHDDELWPAGDHPTQSSGDEGMTRWTADDEPLEDTDVVLWHVFGIHHVPRVEDWPVMPQDAVAFRLKPAGFFDRNPALDAPAPGGHHGRHCHSDHGSGTASGAASGAASGEVGGKTG comes from the coding sequence GTGCCGGCGCACCCGCTGGTCCCGTTGGACGCCGAGGAGTTCGGCCGCAACCTGGAGGTGCTGCGGGGGAGCGGTCGCCTGGTCCCCTCCATGCGCTTCGCCGGCGTCGTGCTCGCCGAGCCGCCCAAGGCCGACGTCCTGGCGTGGCGGACCGGTGACGACGTCCCCCGGCGTGCGCGTTCCATCGTCTGGGACCGCGCCGACGGCCGGACGTACGACGTCCTCGTCGACCTCGTGGCCGGGGTGGTCGAGCGCTTCGAGCACCTGCCGGGGGTGACCCCGAACTTCACGCTCGACGAGTTCCACGAGGCCGAGGAGGCGCTCAAGCGCGAACCGCGCGTCGTCGAGGCGCTCGCCGCCCGTGGGCTGACCGACCTCGACCTCGTCCTGTTGGACACCTGGACCTTCGGCGCGGCCGTGATGCCCGAGCAGTGGCGCGACCGCCGCCTCGGCTGGGTCGACGTGTGGCGGCGGGAGATGCCCGGCGGCAGCCCGTACGCCCACCCGGTCAGCGGCCTGAAGTTCATCCTCGACATGAACACCTACGAGCTGCTCGACGTCGAGGAGGCGCCCGCCGCCCCCGACGCGCCGACGCGGGGCGAGTACGACCCGGCCTTGACGGGCATCGCCGGTCGCACCGACCTGCGGACCCTCGACATCACCCAGCCCGACGGGCCCTCGTTCACGATCAGCGACGACGGCGAACTGCGCTGGGCGAACTGGTCGGTGCGCCTCGGGTTCACCCACCGCGAGGGGCTGGTCCTGCACCAGCTCGCCTGGCACGACGGGGACGAGCGCCGCGAGGTCGGCTACCGGCTGTCGTTCGCGGAGATGGTCGTGCCCTACCGCGACCCGTCCTTCGACCACCGCCGCCGCACCGCCTACGACATCGGCGAGTGGGGCCTGGGGTACATGACGACGTCCCTGGAACTGGGCTGCGACTGCCTCGGCGAGATCCGCTACGTCGACGCCGTCCTGACCGACTCCCGCGGCGAGGCCTACACCGTGCCGCAGGCGATCTGCCTGCACGAGGAGGACGACGCCGTCCTGTGGAAGCACGTCGACGAGCGCGCCGGCGCCCAGGTGCGGCGTTCGCGGCGCATGGTCGTCTCGTTCCACGCGACCGTCGCGAACTACGAGTACCTCGTCTACTGGCGGCTGTACCTCGACGGGACCATCGAGTGCGAGGTGCGCGCGACGGGGATCATGGTGACGACCCCGCTGCCCGAGGGTGCGCCCACGCCTGCGACGGGGGTCCTCGTCGACGAGCGCACGTACGCGCCCATCCACCAGCACTTCCTCGTCGCGCGCCTCGACCTCGACGTCGACGGGCAGCACGCCACGGTGCACGAGGTCGACACGCACGTCGCACCGACGGGACCGGACAACCCGCACGGCCTGGCCCTGACGACGACCTCGACACCGGTCCGGTCCGAGCGCGAGGCCGGTCGCGACGTCGACTGGCAGAAGCAGCGCGTCTGGAAGGTGGCGAGCACGCGGCGCACCAACGCCGTGGGCACGCCGACGGCCTACAAGCTCACGACGCCCGACGCGATCCCGCACCTGTTCGCCCCGGACGCCCCGCAGTTCCTGCGCGCCCCCGTCATCGGCCACGACGTGTGGGTCACCCGGCACCACGACGACGAGTTGTGGCCGGCGGGCGACCACCCCACGCAGAGCAGCGGGGACGAGGGCATGACCCGGTGGACCGCCGACGACGAACCGCTGGAGGACACCGACGTCGTGCTGTGGCACGTCTTCGGCATCCACCACGTCCCGCGGGTGGAGGACTGGCCCGTCATGCCCCAGGACGCGGTCGCGTTCCGGCTCAAGCCCGCCGGGTTCTTCGACCGCAACCCCGCGCTCGACGCGCCCGCCCCGGGGGGCCACCACGGCCGGCACTGCCACTCCGACCACGGGTCGGGGACCGCGTCGGGGGCCGCGTCGGGGGCCGCGTCGGGGGAGGTGGGCGGCAAGACGGGCTGA